The following are from one region of the Fusarium keratoplasticum isolate Fu6.1 chromosome 4, whole genome shotgun sequence genome:
- a CDS encoding Trehalose-6-phosphate synthase has product MPGTVDDQAVPGRLLLLSNRLPITIKRSEDGSYSFSMSSGGLVTGLSGLSKTTSFQWYGWPGLEVPDNEVEGMKQRLKDEYGAHPVFIDDELADRHYNGFSNSILWPLFHYHPGEITFDESAWAAYQEVNHLFAKTVIKDVQDGDLIWVHDYHLMLLPQMLREMIGTTKKNVKIGFFLHTPFPSSEIYRILPVRQALLTGLLDCDLIGFHTYDYARHFLSSCSRILECPTTPNGVDWNGRFVTVGAFPIGIDPDKFVEGLKRPKVQERIAALSRKFQGVKLVVGVDRLDYIKGVPQKLHALEVFLTEHPEWIGKIVLVQVAVPSRQDVEEYQNLRAVVNELVGRINGRFGTIEFMPIHFLHQSVSFDELTALYAVSDVCLVSSTRDGMNLVSYEYIATQQKNHGVMILSEFTGAAQSLNGSLIVNPWNTEELANALHDAVTMSPEQREANYKKLERYVFKYTSAWWGASFVAEMTRLSAESTQPKTLRNVSGAVVGLGQKVQQIVDTVEKKAEEVLGVGETKEPEATSSQADGSKTEDAKPAEASTVPSQ; this is encoded by the exons ATGCCCGGTACCGTCGACGATCAGGCCGTTCCAGGCCGTCTGCTTCTGCTCTCCAACCGTTtgcccatcaccatcaagcgTTCCGAAGATGGCAGTTATTCCTTCTCAATGTCCTCAGGTGGGCTTGTCACCGGCCTGAGCGGTCTCAGCAAGACCACGAGCTTCCAATGGTATGGCTGGCCCGGCCTCGAGGTTCCCGACAACGAAGTCGAGGGCATGAAGCAGCGGCTCAAGGACGAATATGGCGCCCACCCTGTCTtcattgatgatgagcttgcaGACAGACATTACAACGGCTTCTCCA ACTCAATCCTCTGGCCCCTCTTCCACTACCATCCCGGTGAGATCACGTTCGACGAGTCCGCGTGGGCCGCATACCAAGAAGTCAACCATCTTTTCGCCAAGACAGTCATCAAGGATGTCCAGGATGGAGATCTCATCTGGGTTCACGACTACCACTTGATGCTCCTTCCTCAGATGCTTCGCGAAATGATCGGCACGACAAAAAAGAACGTCAAgattggcttcttcctccacacCCCATTCCCCAGCAGTGAAATCTACCGAATCCTGCCTGTTCGACAGGCCCTGCTTACCGGTCTCCTCGACTGCGATCTCATTGGTTTCCACACCTACGACTACGCTCGACATTTCCTCAGCAGTTGCTCTCGCATCCTCGAGTGTCCCACGACTCCTAACGGCGTTGACTGGAATGGTCGCTTCGTGACCGTGGGCGCCTTCCCCATCGGAATCGACCCCGACAAGTTCGTCGAGGGACTCAAGAGGCCCAAGGTGCAAGAGCGTATTGCTGCCCTCAGCCGGAAGTTCCAAGGTGTCAAACTTGTGGTTGGCGTCGATCGCCTGGATTATATCAAGGGCGTCCCCCAGAAACTTCACGCCCTTGAAGTGTTCCTGACGGAGCACCCCGAGTGGATCGGAAAGATTGTTCTGGTTCAGGTCGCTGTTCCCTCTCGGCAAGATGTGGAAGAGTACCAGAACCTGCGTGCTGTGGTCAACGAGTTGGTTGGCCGAATCAATGGAAGATTTGGCACGATTGAGTTCATGCCCATTCACTTCCTCCATCAGTCCGTCTCATTTGACGAGCTCACTGCGTTGTACGCCGTTTCCGATGTCTGCCTTGTCTCTTCGACCCGTGATGGCATGAACCTGGTCTCTTACGAGTACATCGCCACGCAGCAGAAGAACCATGGAGTCATGATTCTCAGCGAGTTTACGGGAGCCGCTCAATCTCTCAACGGCAGTCTCATTGTCAACCCCTGGAACACGGAAGAGCTTGCCAACGCCTTGCACGATGCCGTCACGATGAGCCCCGAGCAACGCGAGGCCAACTACAAGAAGCTCGAGCGCTATGTCTTCAAGTATACGAGTGCCTGGTGGGGGGCCAGCTTCGTCGCCGAAATGACCCGCCTCAGCGCCGAGAGCACACAGCCCAAGACACTGCGCAACGTGTCTGGGGCTGTCGTTGGCCTGGGCCAGAAGGTGCAGCAGATTGTTGACActgtcgagaagaaggccgaagAGGTGTTGGGTGTCGGGGAGACTAAGGAGCCCGAGGCCACGAGCTCACAAGCCGACGGATCGAAGACGGAGGATGCGAAGCCTGCCGAGGCATCAACAGTGCCTTCCCAATAG